The following are encoded in a window of Rubellicoccus peritrichatus genomic DNA:
- a CDS encoding glycosyltransferase, with protein MIHLYCCYTEAHKVMFQDYFVPSLTNNVLVHAYRIDLAGPGDFLSQEFIECIRRKIDLIVASIDRHRGDIIVWSDVDIILFDDFEPDVREIFAEKSDLDIVLQREGKHTSDVNSGFFAARCNDRTRRLFERVKEEMIADPSKNEQPLVNDLIFGDVDVTWEYLPFKYAARSQIWPPIEDISLYHANCTGGADGINQKKIQFSELKEFHPYEKVKVCIVTPELVGPRKNSGIGTHAFYLSRFLAALPDHEVTVLLTAHVTVERNEDEPDWKDHFKEEHGIELVLIEEQEPLYEEVGWFNQWFSLRSQAIFGWLRNKDFDICHFQDLNADGFMCMQARETGAAFQKSVFTVTVNGPNLWARQGMKHFADSPVDDALVNFCESYCLEKADMVVAPSQYALDWCRNTGWQLAEEQRVCPYIIETLEPAIPLDQPYKEANEIIFFGRLETRKGIHIFLKAIKLLHAQGKLSGIKRLHFLGGHVYELEYNSRNYIFDYLTKEAPGLPFTIDGQLDHHACIDFLREHKDALVVVPSLSETLGYTVIESLELNLNLIATKGGAIPEIFDGDDRLCEPNANALTELMAEGLTGKLPRAKMAYSRDKATQAWNDAHQHCVELLEVKKDEMLVVPGDPLISVCIPHHNYGVYLKEQLASLVSQTYNNFEVLILDDGSTDKDSLAIFDQLEKDYDGDKRIRFMRQENTGLSEARNRLAKEAKAEYIVFADADNVSEPEMLAVFSRAIQIAGADCVTCHMAKFRIDGESGERKSLDTYTPLGACVEAGPYCDPFGDANFIIRKDVFLKLGGFRHVPNTASEDWEFLAKLCLEGYKLEVIPLPLFNYREHGESNMRQTPYYDTRMRVIQPYMDRLPDAWQKRILYNTVGASELLMTQRRVGIPDKPSQELILDHRKYIQELEAFIKVSQHDLGESIKRCESIAAENRELKSKIKRIRRNPLNLLKP; from the coding sequence GTGGACATCATTCTTTTCGATGACTTCGAGCCTGATGTGCGAGAGATCTTTGCGGAGAAATCGGATCTGGATATCGTGCTTCAGCGAGAAGGAAAGCATACTTCGGATGTAAACAGTGGATTCTTCGCTGCGCGTTGTAATGACCGCACTCGCCGTCTCTTCGAAAGAGTCAAGGAAGAGATGATCGCTGATCCAAGTAAAAACGAACAACCGCTCGTTAATGATCTGATTTTTGGAGATGTCGATGTCACTTGGGAATATCTTCCGTTTAAGTATGCGGCACGAAGCCAGATCTGGCCGCCGATTGAAGATATCTCACTGTATCATGCCAACTGCACAGGTGGAGCCGATGGAATTAATCAAAAGAAAATTCAGTTTAGCGAACTCAAGGAATTTCATCCCTACGAAAAAGTGAAAGTCTGTATTGTTACTCCCGAGTTGGTCGGTCCACGAAAGAATAGTGGTATTGGCACTCATGCCTTTTATCTGTCACGTTTTCTAGCAGCTCTGCCAGATCACGAAGTCACTGTTCTACTTACTGCCCATGTTACTGTTGAGCGTAATGAGGACGAGCCGGATTGGAAAGATCATTTCAAAGAAGAGCATGGTATTGAACTTGTCCTGATTGAAGAACAGGAGCCACTTTACGAAGAGGTTGGTTGGTTCAATCAATGGTTTTCACTTCGCTCGCAAGCTATATTCGGTTGGTTGCGAAACAAGGATTTCGACATTTGCCATTTCCAGGATTTGAACGCTGATGGCTTTATGTGTATGCAGGCTCGCGAGACTGGAGCCGCTTTTCAGAAGTCTGTTTTCACGGTTACAGTAAATGGTCCAAACCTTTGGGCTCGCCAGGGGATGAAGCACTTTGCGGATTCGCCAGTGGATGATGCATTGGTCAACTTTTGTGAAAGCTACTGTCTGGAAAAAGCCGACATGGTGGTCGCTCCAAGTCAGTATGCGCTTGATTGGTGCCGAAACACTGGTTGGCAACTAGCTGAAGAACAACGTGTATGCCCTTATATTATTGAGACACTGGAACCGGCGATTCCACTGGACCAGCCATATAAGGAAGCTAATGAAATTATCTTTTTCGGTCGGCTTGAGACTCGCAAAGGAATTCACATTTTTCTTAAGGCGATCAAACTGCTGCATGCGCAGGGAAAGCTATCCGGTATAAAGCGCCTTCATTTTCTGGGAGGCCACGTCTACGAGCTGGAGTACAATTCACGAAATTATATTTTCGACTATCTGACCAAAGAGGCCCCTGGTTTGCCTTTCACAATTGATGGTCAATTGGACCACCATGCGTGCATTGATTTTCTTCGAGAACATAAGGATGCTTTGGTTGTGGTGCCTTCGCTTTCCGAGACACTGGGATATACTGTCATTGAATCGCTTGAGCTGAACCTTAATTTGATTGCAACCAAGGGTGGGGCGATTCCAGAAATCTTTGATGGTGATGACCGCCTTTGCGAGCCCAATGCAAATGCCTTAACGGAACTCATGGCTGAGGGGCTGACCGGGAAATTACCGCGAGCCAAGATGGCGTATTCCCGCGATAAAGCTACGCAGGCCTGGAATGATGCACATCAACATTGTGTTGAGTTGTTGGAGGTGAAAAAAGACGAGATGCTGGTTGTTCCGGGAGATCCTTTAATCAGCGTTTGTATTCCACATCATAATTACGGTGTCTATTTGAAGGAACAGTTGGCCAGTTTGGTATCTCAGACTTACAACAACTTTGAAGTTTTAATCCTTGATGATGGATCAACGGACAAAGATTCGCTGGCGATTTTCGATCAACTGGAAAAAGACTATGATGGAGATAAACGCATTCGCTTTATGCGACAGGAGAATACAGGTCTTAGTGAGGCAAGAAATCGATTAGCAAAGGAAGCCAAGGCCGAATATATCGTTTTTGCTGATGCGGATAATGTTTCTGAACCTGAGATGCTGGCTGTATTCTCTCGGGCAATTCAGATCGCGGGAGCTGATTGCGTGACTTGTCATATGGCGAAGTTTCGCATTGATGGAGAATCAGGTGAGCGCAAATCACTTGATACATACACTCCACTTGGTGCGTGTGTTGAGGCAGGCCCTTATTGTGATCCGTTTGGCGATGCTAATTTTATTATACGAAAAGATGTCTTTCTGAAATTAGGAGGATTCAGGCATGTTCCGAATACCGCATCAGAAGACTGGGAGTTCCTGGCGAAGCTTTGTCTTGAGGGATACAAACTCGAAGTCATTCCTTTGCCGCTCTTTAATTATCGCGAACATGGTGAGTCGAATATGCGTCAGACACCGTATTACGATACGCGTATGCGTGTCATTCAGCCTTACATGGATCGTTTGCCTGATGCCTGGCAAAAACGCATTCTTTATAACACGGTAGGAGCGAGTGAATTATTGATGACTCAACGTCGTGTTGGCATTCCGGACAAACCGTCACAGGAGCTGATTCTGGATCATCGAAAGTATATTCAGGAATTGGAGGCTTTTATTAAAGTTTCTCAGCACGATTTGGGTGAATCGATTAAGCGATGCGAATCAATTGCTGCTGAGAATAGAGAGCTCAAATCCAAGATAAAGCGAATTAGGCGTAATCCTCTCAATTTGCTGAAACCATAA
- a CDS encoding ABC transporter ATP-binding protein has protein sequence MTSKSTDGSIALSATGISKNYRIWTSPSARLYGPLANRVRRIAGKTPTPERYYRDFSALNEMSLSIGAGECLGVIGKNGSGKSTLLQILAGTLQSSSGSVSRPGKVAALLELGTGFNHEFTGRENVFLYGAINGLSSDAVAAVFDSVVEFSGLGDFIEQPLRTYSSGMVVRLAFSLLTHLDPDVLIIDEALAVGDAAFVQKCMRWLRGFIKEKTVILVSHDLGAITSLCSRAIWLKQGEVVFDGHPKRATELYLESIYEDQPTGSAETSNEQTPEDSDVSGKKDFRHETLKDPEHRNELKFFKFDPEAESFGKRKATINQVELLDELGQPVSMTAGGEVVRIKVHVHADEAVSAPIIGFGVKNRLGQELFHDNTYLSSHSKDDEPLEIEEGGRFVAEFVFRMPYFNAGEYFIFAAVATGTHDDHSQQHWVHEALKFSSNPNRICLGLIGLPMMEVSLKQEDS, from the coding sequence ATGACTTCCAAATCCACCGATGGTTCGATTGCGCTTTCGGCTACAGGGATTTCAAAAAACTACAGGATTTGGACAAGCCCCAGTGCACGGCTTTACGGACCGCTTGCCAATCGCGTAAGACGCATTGCTGGCAAGACACCCACCCCGGAGCGATACTATCGTGATTTCTCTGCATTGAATGAAATGTCATTGAGCATTGGGGCTGGAGAATGCCTTGGTGTGATTGGCAAGAATGGATCGGGGAAAAGCACGCTATTACAAATTCTTGCCGGAACGCTTCAGTCCAGTTCCGGCTCGGTCTCACGTCCAGGAAAGGTTGCGGCGCTGCTTGAGCTTGGCACTGGCTTCAATCACGAGTTTACCGGGCGTGAGAATGTATTTCTTTATGGTGCGATTAACGGCCTTTCAAGTGATGCCGTAGCAGCTGTGTTTGATAGTGTTGTTGAGTTTTCAGGTTTAGGAGATTTCATTGAGCAACCCCTAAGGACATATTCCAGTGGAATGGTTGTTCGTCTTGCGTTTTCACTGCTGACTCATCTTGATCCTGATGTTCTCATTATTGATGAAGCTCTTGCGGTAGGAGATGCTGCCTTTGTTCAAAAGTGCATGCGCTGGCTTCGTGGTTTTATTAAAGAGAAAACCGTTATTTTGGTTTCGCATGATCTGGGTGCAATCACGAGTCTTTGCTCCCGGGCAATCTGGTTGAAGCAGGGTGAAGTTGTTTTCGATGGTCATCCCAAACGTGCAACCGAGCTCTATCTGGAGTCTATTTACGAAGATCAGCCAACTGGCTCCGCAGAAACCAGTAATGAGCAAACTCCCGAAGATTCAGACGTTAGTGGAAAAAAGGACTTTCGCCATGAGACGTTAAAAGATCCCGAACATCGCAATGAACTGAAGTTCTTTAAGTTTGACCCTGAGGCCGAGTCGTTTGGTAAGCGTAAAGCAACGATCAATCAGGTCGAATTACTGGATGAGCTTGGTCAACCAGTCTCAATGACTGCAGGCGGAGAAGTCGTTCGCATCAAGGTACATGTTCACGCTGATGAAGCTGTTTCAGCCCCGATCATCGGCTTTGGCGTAAAGAACCGTTTAGGCCAGGAGCTTTTTCACGATAACACCTATCTTTCCAGTCACAGTAAGGACGACGAACCACTGGAAATTGAAGAAGGTGGACGCTTTGTTGCGGAGTTTGTTTTTCGTATGCCTTATTTCAACGCAGGTGAATATTTCATTTTTGCAGCGGTTGCAACAGGCACTCATGATGATCATTCGCAGCAGCATTGGGTTCATGAGGCTTTGAAATTTAGCTCGAATCCAAACCGCATTTGCCTTGGCTTGATTGGTCTGCCAATGATGGAGGTCAGTCTCAAGCAGGAGGATTCATGA
- a CDS encoding class I SAM-dependent methyltransferase: MVPPKRLLKVLFKDSPYENFPLVDYPQKEGGWHSESSVFDKLIADIQPELVIEVGTWLGASALRMADKLKAQSSDARVLCVDTWLGAAEFWDCQSDPERYEALDIKHGFPSVFYQFIANILHAGAQDTVVPFPQTSANAAVWLKKRNITSKLIYIDGSHEEADVYADLTAYWPLLEVGGVIFGDDYDAFWPGVIISVNRFAVENGLEAEVGDGFWQLRKETAVTKPKLTQVDELAALRAENAILRAHLTSSILKTDHLVDQIASNNFFVREVQEEKARAGHFWDLLKEAEAEIERLKKQ, encoded by the coding sequence ATGGTGCCACCAAAAAGACTTCTTAAAGTACTTTTCAAAGATTCTCCCTATGAGAATTTTCCACTTGTGGATTATCCACAAAAGGAGGGCGGCTGGCACAGTGAGAGCAGTGTATTTGACAAGCTCATCGCGGATATTCAGCCAGAACTCGTCATTGAAGTTGGGACCTGGCTGGGAGCCTCAGCGCTTCGCATGGCAGATAAGTTGAAGGCACAATCCAGTGATGCAAGAGTCCTGTGTGTTGATACCTGGTTGGGGGCAGCTGAATTTTGGGACTGTCAAAGTGATCCTGAACGTTATGAAGCGTTGGATATCAAACATGGATTTCCAAGTGTGTTCTATCAGTTCATCGCGAATATCCTTCATGCGGGTGCTCAGGATACGGTGGTTCCTTTTCCTCAAACCAGTGCCAATGCGGCCGTTTGGTTGAAAAAACGGAATATAACCTCAAAATTGATCTACATTGATGGCAGCCATGAGGAGGCCGATGTTTATGCTGACCTGACTGCTTATTGGCCTTTGCTCGAGGTCGGAGGAGTGATTTTCGGAGATGATTACGATGCCTTTTGGCCCGGTGTTATTATTTCCGTCAATCGTTTCGCAGTCGAAAATGGCCTTGAGGCTGAGGTAGGTGATGGCTTCTGGCAGTTACGTAAGGAGACGGCAGTTACGAAGCCAAAACTTACTCAGGTCGATGAACTGGCTGCTTTACGTGCAGAAAATGCGATTCTGCGCGCCCATTTGACTTCGTCGATACTCAAGACCGATCATTTAGTTGATCAGATTGCCAGCAACAATTTCTTTGTGCGGGAAGTGCAGGAAGAGAAGGCTCGTGCGGGGCATTTCTGGGACTTGCTTAAGGAAGCCGAGGCCGAAATTGAACGACTGAAAAAACAATAG
- a CDS encoding response regulator transcription factor, whose amino-acid sequence MKSVFVVEDQTILRDLICRLLGSYPDIEIVGAIGDGQEAVDQILKLHPDIVVLDIMLPQLNGIEVLKRLRSSEYRPNILVFSAFPSKTMVRKVLEAGIDGFVEKDANLNELETAVEKIVAGQTYFGLKIVDIMRELMVNPQQSDALEELTARERQILQLIAESNTSKEIAQKLDISVKTADTHRANLMKKLDVHDVAGLTRAAIGFGLIDTPETLS is encoded by the coding sequence ATGAAAAGTGTTTTTGTTGTTGAGGACCAGACGATATTGCGCGACCTGATCTGTCGCTTGCTCGGATCCTACCCAGATATTGAGATCGTTGGAGCGATTGGCGATGGCCAGGAAGCTGTAGATCAAATCCTCAAATTGCACCCCGATATTGTTGTTTTAGACATTATGCTGCCTCAATTGAACGGCATTGAAGTTTTGAAACGACTGCGCTCAAGCGAATATCGTCCCAATATACTCGTTTTCTCTGCTTTCCCCAGCAAAACAATGGTTCGCAAGGTCCTGGAGGCCGGAATTGATGGCTTTGTTGAAAAGGATGCAAACTTGAACGAACTGGAGACAGCAGTAGAGAAAATTGTCGCTGGCCAGACCTACTTTGGCCTCAAAATCGTGGACATTATGCGCGAGCTAATGGTCAATCCGCAGCAAAGTGACGCCCTCGAGGAGCTGACCGCCCGCGAGCGGCAAATCCTCCAATTGATTGCCGAAAGCAACACCAGCAAGGAAATTGCACAAAAACTGGATATCAGCGTCAAAACAGCCGATACACACCGCGCTAATTTAATGAAGAAGCTCGATGTCCACGATGTTGCCGGACTTACCCGAGCCGCAATCGGATTTGGGTTGATTGATACGCCTGAGACATTGAGTTAA
- a CDS encoding S24/S26 family peptidase, with protein sequence MHIFQVNCFFNTLFIPFSALVLAFVTGCTYVPDTAAPESNLSADEGIDVAYQIESQGEGRVAGWGRGESMQPVFSDNTVLVIHPIAWEDLEKGMLVAYYGPAGDRVVHSLIRKRESRDYWMAKGINNMQADGGRVTKDNLIGVVYASIQTANPEE encoded by the coding sequence ATGCATATCTTTCAAGTTAACTGCTTTTTTAACACACTTTTCATCCCCTTTAGCGCACTTGTTTTAGCTTTCGTTACGGGATGTACCTATGTTCCGGATACAGCGGCACCTGAGTCAAACTTATCGGCAGATGAAGGCATCGATGTAGCTTATCAGATTGAAAGTCAGGGGGAGGGTCGTGTCGCTGGATGGGGGCGAGGAGAGTCCATGCAGCCGGTTTTTAGTGATAACACCGTCCTCGTTATTCACCCAATTGCCTGGGAGGACCTTGAAAAAGGTATGCTTGTCGCCTACTACGGACCAGCCGGGGACAGGGTTGTGCATAGCCTCATCCGTAAAAGGGAGAGCCGGGATTATTGGATGGCTAAAGGTATTAACAATATGCAAGCCGATGGTGGCCGTGTGACCAAGGATAATCTAATTGGCGTCGTCTACGCCTCAATTCAGACGGCTAATCCTGAAGAATAA
- a CDS encoding SLC13 family permease produces MTWEIIFVLVLLIAALVSFAMERVPVDVTAVVVFALLIGVSATTQTELLPTTTALISVFANPAPLAIAAMFIISLALERCGAIDLLARGLGKLTALPYWAFLGVLAIGVGGISAFINNTPVVVVFMPVIISLSRKMGTPASRLLIPLSYVSIFGGICTLTGTSTNLLMSGILFESGYAPIGMFELATVGLPLMALGTIYLMVFGKKVLPVRETLTAILSEEERKEYITEAFIRGGSSLIGQTFAESPLRKTRGIRLLEIIRDGVALPGDLRKQELHESDRLVLSCRPQAIAVARETEGIDFVGESGIDLEAISAHEGAIVEGVIGPMSSIVGKNIREINFRQRYRMVILAVHRRGRNVREKLETLPLDFGDTLLMMGTDKAIENLRSSDDIILLDRPTTPMQNMRKHMPLVIGALVALIASVTFKLLPVVAAAIIAVAFLFITRTIKPKEAYGSIEWRILMLIYGMLGLGMALQTTGAAEMASAFLVDLGDFMPVAIRAYALLALVYLVTNVLTEVLSNNATVVLMAPIALGIGMTLGLDPRPFAIAATVASSASFATPIGYQTNTYVYGVGGYRFTDFFKVGIPLNLLYFVGSVILIPLIWPF; encoded by the coding sequence ATGACTTGGGAGATCATATTCGTACTCGTACTACTGATTGCAGCACTGGTTTCCTTTGCCATGGAGCGAGTACCTGTCGATGTCACTGCAGTCGTGGTGTTCGCCTTGTTGATTGGAGTTAGTGCAACGACTCAAACAGAACTCCTTCCTACAACCACAGCACTCATCTCGGTTTTTGCGAATCCAGCACCACTGGCGATTGCCGCTATGTTCATTATCAGTCTTGCGCTGGAACGTTGTGGTGCCATTGACCTCCTCGCACGTGGCCTGGGCAAACTGACAGCCCTGCCCTATTGGGCTTTTCTTGGTGTTCTTGCCATTGGAGTTGGCGGCATTTCCGCATTCATCAATAATACACCCGTTGTCGTCGTTTTCATGCCGGTAATCATCAGTCTTTCCCGCAAAATGGGTACACCCGCATCGCGACTCCTGATTCCGCTCTCCTATGTCTCGATCTTTGGCGGAATTTGCACTCTGACTGGAACGAGCACCAATCTGCTCATGAGTGGAATTCTTTTTGAATCCGGATACGCGCCAATCGGGATGTTTGAGCTGGCCACTGTTGGTCTTCCGCTCATGGCCCTTGGAACTATTTACCTCATGGTATTCGGGAAAAAAGTCCTGCCTGTGCGGGAAACTCTGACTGCGATTCTGTCTGAAGAAGAACGAAAAGAGTACATCACCGAAGCCTTTATTCGTGGTGGATCAAGCCTGATCGGGCAGACTTTTGCAGAATCTCCGCTTCGCAAAACACGCGGCATTCGACTCCTCGAAATCATTCGCGATGGTGTCGCGCTCCCTGGTGATTTGCGAAAACAGGAACTTCATGAAAGCGACCGGTTGGTTCTTTCCTGCCGCCCGCAAGCCATTGCCGTTGCCCGTGAAACCGAAGGCATCGACTTTGTCGGAGAAAGCGGGATCGACCTCGAAGCCATTTCAGCGCATGAAGGCGCCATCGTCGAGGGCGTCATCGGTCCGATGTCTTCAATTGTTGGTAAGAACATCCGCGAGATCAATTTCCGCCAGCGTTACCGAATGGTCATTCTAGCCGTCCACCGCCGTGGCCGAAACGTCCGTGAGAAACTGGAAACCCTTCCACTCGACTTTGGAGACACACTTCTGATGATGGGAACGGACAAGGCAATTGAGAATCTTCGCAGCAGTGATGATATCATCCTTCTTGATCGCCCAACCACACCAATGCAAAACATGCGCAAGCACATGCCATTGGTTATTGGAGCACTGGTAGCACTTATTGCATCTGTTACATTCAAATTGCTACCCGTAGTCGCAGCAGCAATCATTGCTGTGGCATTTCTCTTTATCACGCGGACTATTAAGCCGAAGGAAGCCTACGGTTCGATAGAATGGCGTATCCTGATGTTGATTTATGGGATGCTAGGTCTTGGCATGGCTCTACAAACAACTGGAGCAGCTGAGATGGCTTCAGCATTTCTCGTCGACCTCGGGGACTTCATGCCAGTGGCTATCCGCGCCTATGCACTCCTGGCACTGGTTTATCTGGTGACGAATGTCTTGACCGAAGTGCTTTCGAACAATGCCACCGTCGTCCTCATGGCACCAATTGCATTGGGTATCGGCATGACATTGGGATTAGATCCGCGACCGTTTGCCATCGCTGCTACTGTTGCTTCCTCCGCCAGCTTTGCCACACCAATCGGCTATCAGACCAACACCTATGTTTATGGAGTCGGCGGTTATCGCTTTACCGATTTCTTCAAGGTCGGCATCCCCCTCAATCTCCTGTATTTCGTCGGTAGTGTTATTCTCATTCCACTGATCTGGCCGTTCTAA